AGCATAGGATTGAATCACAGCAATGATATTCCTGAGTTTGTTGCAGTTGAAAATGGCAAAGAAAATGACATGGTACAAGGCCGCAAATTCCAGTTTCCTGCTGGCAGCATTGTAGTTTTTGATAAAGGCTATGTCGATTACCAATGGTATGCAAATCTGACTGCTCAAAACATTGGATTTGTCACACGTTTTAGGCCTAAATCTGTGTATCAGGTGATCCGGCAACATCCAGTGCTTGAATCCAAAGGTATTCTAAAAGATGAAACCATTCAGCTGAATAGCGCACATGCCCTAAAAAGAAAAGCCCCAGTGTTAAGAAGAATTGAATATAGAGATCAGCAAAGTGGCAAGCACTTTAGCTTTCTCAGCAATAACTTTCATTTAGCCGCCTCCACCATTGCGGCGATTTATAAAGATCGTTGGAAAGTTGAGCTGTTCTTTAAGGCGATTAAGCAGAATCTCAAATTAAAAGCGTTTCTAGGCCGCAGCAGGAACGCAATTCAGACACAAATCTGGATTGCGATGATCGCCTATTTATTGGTGAGTTTCGCTCAACATTTAGGGAAAACAGGTTGGACAGTTCAACGTTTACTCAGAATAATTCAAGTGAATTTGTTTGAAAGAAGAACTTTAAAAGCTTTATTTTCACCCGATAAAATACCCATAAAACAAGAGGAAGCTCAAATGAGCTTCCTCTTGTGAAAAATTGTGGGACAGCAATGAGCTTCGGCTTCCCTTTTTTATTGACTGTGAAGTTAGTAAAAAGATGAATGCCGGCACATGACAGGGATCATGAAAGTCGATAGTCTGTGAAAAGGAAACTAAAATGATAAACAACAAGGACAATAGAATGCTTGCCTACGATGCCGATCTAGAATTATTCCGCGATAATTTTAAACGCTTTATGAACGAACATGTCGCACCGTACTACGACCAGTGGGAACGTGAAGGTCTGATGCCGCGTTCAGTCTGGAATGCACTCGGTGAAAATGGCTTCTTGTGTGTCGATGTTCCAGAAGAATATGGTGGCTATGGGGTGCCGACCGATTATTCCTTGATGCTGATCGAAGAATCTGCACGTGCCGGATACAGTGCCATTGCCACAGGTCTGTCTTGTCATTCCGATATTGCAGCACCGTATATCCTGCATATTGGTACTGAAGAACAGAAAAAATACTGGTTACCAAAAATGGTCACCGGTGAAGTGGTCGGTGCGATTGGCATGACCGAGCCAGGTGCAGGTTCAGATTTGCAAGCCATGCGTACTAGTGCCATCTTGCAGGATGAATATTATCTGTTAAATGGCTCAAAAACCTTCATTTCCAATGGTCAGCATGCTGACTTGGTGGTGCTTGCCGTCAAAACCGATCCTCAAGCCCGAGCTAAAGGCGTTTCATTGCTGCTGGTCGATACCCATCTGGAAGGCTTTAAAAAAGGCACTAATCTGGACAAGATTGGTCTGCATGCTCAGGATACGTCTGAACTGTTCTTCGACAATGTCAAAGTGCCAAAGGACCAATTACTGGGTCAGCCGGGACAGGGATTTGCTTACCTGATGCAGGAATTGCCACGTGAGCGTACCGCCATCGCTGCCACCGCTCTAGGCGCCATTCGTGGCTCGATCGATGTGACCACACAATATGTGAAAGAGCGTCAGGCTTTTGGTCAGGCGATCGGTCAATTCCAGAATACTCGTTTTGTGCTTGCGCAAGCGAAAATTGATGAATTGGCGACCGCAGCATTTTATAACCAGAATCTTGAGCTTTATATGCAAGGGAAGCTGGATGTAGAAACTGCAGCGGCACTAAAGAGCTTTTCTACCGATATGCAGATGAAAATCGCGGACAATCTCCTGCAATTATTTGGGGGTTATGGCTATATGACTGAATATCCAATTTCACGTTTCTTCGTTGATGCGCGGATTCAGCGGATTTATGGTGGTACTAATGAAATCATGAAAGAGATAGTGGCACGTGGTCTGTTAGGACGTTAATAGCTCACTCATAAAAAAAGAGTCCCGAAGGACTCTTTTTTATAGGGGGAGAACATAGCCAAGATGGGAAATATTTTTTAAGACTTTATGATTTTAAGACATCCAAACATTCATGAATAAAAATGGGTAAATCATTGGGTAGACGCGATGAAATCAACTGATTATTGTCATTCACCAGTTCTGCATCATAATACGTTCCACCGGCACGTTGTACGCGACTGGCATGCGCGCGAATACTGGTAATAATTCGATTTTTCAGCACATCTGCTTCACACAGTAATAATGATGCATCACATAAACTAAAGATGGTTTTCTTGGCTTGATTAAAAGCCTGGATAAATTGCAGCACCCGCATATCGGTAGATAAAGAAACTGCAGATTCACCGCCAGGAATCAGCAAGGCATCAAAATCATCAATACTGATTTGTTCGATGTCCCGGTCAATCGTCACTGCAGAACAGCCATGCAGACCATAGACCACTTTTCCTGCATTAAACTCAATATTACAGATGATATGCTTTGCTTCCAGCAAGGCCGCAACGGGTTCAAGATATTCCTGATCTTCAAAATTATTCGTCAAAAGTACAGCTATTCTTTTTGGCATGACTGACACCCAAACGCTTGTTTTAAGTTAGACTATCTATGATTGGTTAAAAAATCGTCTCTGCTTTGTAATTGAGTAGTGATTTAATGTAAAAAAATAAGTTAAATCAAAGAGAAGTCGATAAAAATGGGGTTGCAGAGTGTGCATTTTATTGTGAAATCTATCTTAGATATGAATGGTTCAAAAATGACGTTTGCGAAGCAATTATTTTAATTTTCTTATGCTTAAAACCGCTATATAGATTAAGAAATAGTGATATTTCATCTTCCTTAAAATCAGTTAATATGGACAGGCAAAGTTTACAATTTAATAATGTAAATCAAGCAGAAAAGCTGAAGTAAATGTTACCAGATATGACCAAAAGCAATAAATGGTTAAAATCAACTGTATGTTTTTAAGACTTAATCTACCAATGTCATATTGCGTAACATTTGAAAGCTCACTATTGTTATACTGAACAGATAAGGTTTATGAAGGGCGACAGAACAATGATCAACGACGATCAAAACACCACGACTTCTCTTGATTTGGCAAAAATTCGTGAAGATATCGATTCTGTTGATCAGCAAATTCAGCAATTGATTAACCGTCGGGCACGTTTGGCTGAAGCTGTGGCAAAAGCAAAGTTTGCTTCAGAAGAGAATCCGCTGTTTTACCGTCCAGAACGTGAAGCTCAGGTTTTGCGTAATGTCATGGAACGTAATGAAGGGCCATTGTCTGATACCACCATGGCACGTCTGTTCCGTGAAATCATGTCGGCCTGTCTGGCACTTGAAGCTCCGCAAAGCATTGCTTTCTTGGGACCAGTCGGGACCTATACTCATTCTGCGGTACTCAAGCACTTTGGCCATGATGCTGTGGTTCGTCCTTTACCGACCATTGATGAAGTTTTCCGTGACGTGGAAGCGGGCAGTGCCCATTATGGTCTGGTGCCGGTAGAAAATTCCTCTGAAGGCGTGGTTAACCATACTTTGGACTGTTTTAAAACATCGAACCTGAATGTGATTGGCGAAGTTGAATTACCGATTCACCATCAGTTCCTGATTTCTGAAAATACCCGTAAAGACAGCATCAAACAGATTTATGCGCATCAGCAGACTTTGGCACAGTGCCGTAAGTGGCTGGATGCGCATTATCCAGGCGTGGAACGTGTCGCTTTAAGCTCCAACGCAGAAGCAGCGCGCCGTATTCGTAATGAATGGCATTCTGCCGCGATTGCCTCTGAAATTGCTGCGAGCATTTATGATCTCGAAATCATGCATAGCAATATCGAGGATAATCCGGAAAATACCACACGCTTCCTGGTGATTGGCCGTGAAAAAGTGCCACAAAGCGGTAATGACAAGACTTCATTACTGATTTCAGCACATGATCGTGCCGGGGCTTTGCTGGAAATTCTGGCGCCATTTGCCAAGCATAATATCAGTCTGACCAGCATTGAAACCCGTCCTGCACTTCCTGAAAAATGGGCTTATGTGTTCTTCATTGATCTTGAAGGCCATATTGAGCAGGAACACGTGAAAGCAGCCATTGAAGAAATTCGTCCTTTGGTTAAAGAAGTTCGCGTGCTCGGTTCATATCCTGCAGCTGTACTTTAAGTCAGCTATACATGGTCAGGGCGAGGGTGCTGACCACTGTTTTATACCTAAAATTGGAAGTCTAAAATGTCGTTTGTTCCAGCCAATTCAGGCATCTCAAAATTAAAGCCATATCAACCGGGTAAACCGATCAGTGAACTTGAGCGCGAGTTGGGTCTTACCGATATCGTCAAACTGGCTTCAAATGAAAATCCGCTGGGTTGTTCAGATAAAGTCAAAGAAGCGGTCGCTGCGGAAATTGCTGAAATTGGCCGTTATCCAGATGGTGGTGGTTTTATCCTGAAAGATCAGATCAAAAACCAGTTTGGTTTTAATCATGATCAGATTACCTTGGGGAATGGTTCAAACGACTTACTGGAAATGTTTGCCCGTGCATTCGTTTCAGAAAATGATTCGGTGGTGTATAGCCAGCATGCTTTTGCGGTTTATGCATTGGTAACTCAAGCCATTAATGCGCAAGCGATTGAAGTACCAGCTAAAGGCTTTTCGCATGACTTGGAAGCAATGGCGGCTGCCATTCAGGACAACACCAAACTCGTTTTCATTGCAAACCCGAATAATCCGACGGGAACCTGGTTCGAAGAAGCTGAATTTGAAGCTTTCATGCAAAAAGTTCCTGCTAATGTCATCGTGGTTCTGGATGAAGCCTATGTGGAATATTTCCCGGAAAACTTCAACAGCTTGAAATTCCTTGCGCAATATCCAAACCTGATCGTTAGCCGTACTTTGTCGAAGTGTTATGGTTTGGCTGCACTACGTGTTGGTTTTGCTCTGGCTTCAGTTGAAGTGACAGATTACCTGAACCGTATTCGTCAACCATTTAATGTCAACCATTTAGCGATGGTCGCTGCGGTGGCTGCACTGAAAGATGAAGACTTTATCGCGCGTTCTCGTGAAGTGAATAAAGCCGGTATGGCGCAACTTGAAGCTGGCTTTAAGGCTTTGGGTCTTAACTATGTGCCTTCACGTGCCAACTTTATTCTGGTAGATGTACAGGCAGACCCATCAGCAACCTTCAATGGTTTGCTCAAACAAGGGGTGATTGTGCGTCCGGTTGGTATTTCAAATCACATTCGCGTATCGATTGGTACTGAAGCAGAAAATGCGAAATTCTTAAGCGCATTGGCTAAAGTACTCGGTTTAGAGGCAAAAGCTTAAACCATGTCGCAGCCACTGTTTGAAAAAGTTGCATTTATCGGGCTTGGACTGATTGGTTCAAGTCTGGCGCGTGTCATTCGAGCCGAGCATTTGGCCAATGACATCGTTGCATCGACACGTTCACAAAAGACTTTGGAAGATGCTAAATCTCTTGGCCTGATTTCCGAAGGCTATGCAGATCCTGTGGAAGCGGTCAAAGGTGCTGATCTGGTAGTGCTTGCATTACCGGTGCGTGCCACGCAAAAGGTGCTGGAAGCCATCAAGCCTTATTTATCTGCCAATACCATTATCACTGATGTCGGTAGTACTAAAGGCAATGTAGTCGATGCAGCGAAAGCAGTCTTTGGCGATGCACTACCTGAGGGTTTTGTACCGGGCCATCCGATTGCAGGTGCAGAACATACTGGTGTACATGCAGGAAAAGTCGATTTATTTGCCAATCATAAGGTGATTTTGACGCCACTGCCAAGTAGTGCAGGCTGGGCCGTCGATAAACTGATTCAGCTGTGGCAAGCGGCGAAAGCCGAAGTGATTTGTATGGATGTCGACAAGCACGATGAAGTGCTAGCGCATACCAGTCATCTTCCGCATCTCATGGCCTTTAACCTGGTTGAGCAACTGGCCAAGCGTGAAGACAATTTAGATATATTTCGTTATGCTGCCGGTGGCTTCCGGGATTTCTCGCGAATTGCCGCCAGCGATCCACAAATGTGGCATGACATCTTTTTTGCCAACAAAAAAGCAGTTCTGAATGCTGTTGATGGCTTTGAACAGCAGCTCGCGATTATTCGCAAATTGATTGAAGATGAAGATTCCCACGCATTGATGGGCTTATTGGGTCATGCGCAGGCAGCTCGCCAGCATTTCAACCATATGCTCGCCAAGAAACCTTTCATGGAGAAAAATAAAGTGACACAACAATTTACCATTCAGCCGGGTGCCAAGAAATTTCAGGGTAAATTTACCGTGCCAGGTGACAAATCTGTGTCACATCGCTCGATCATGTTTGGTGCGATTGCAGAAGGTACCACACATGTGACCGGCTTTTTGGAAGGTGAGGATGCTCTAGCGACACTGCAAGCTTTCCGTGATATGGGAGTCAGCATTGAAGGCCCTAAAAATGGTGAAGTCACCATTCATGGTGTTGGCATGCAAGGCTTAAAAGCGCCGCAGTCTGCCATTTATATGGGCAACTCAGGCACTTCAATGCGTTTGCTGTCGGGTATGCTAGCAGCACAAAAATTTGATTCAGTCATGACTGGTGACGCATCTTTATCCAAGCGTCCAATGGAGCGTATTGCCAAGCCTTTACGTGAAATGGGTGCGCAAATTCAGACCACAGGTGAACGCGGTACACCACCTGTATCCATCACCGGCAATCAAAACCTTAAAGGGATTCAGTACGATTTGCCAATGGCCTCTGCTCAGGTGAAATCAGGGATTCTACTTGCAGGTCTATGGGCGGAAGGTGAAACTTCGGTGACTGAACCAGAACCAACACGCGACCATACTGAACGTATGCTGCGTGCATTTGGTTATGAAGTGAAAACAGAAAGCAACCGAATTTCCCTGCAAGGTGGCGGCAAGTTAGTGGGTACCAACATTCAAGTGCCTTCAGATATTTCTTCAGCAGCCTTCTTTATGGTGGGTGCGGCCATTACTGAAAATTCGGACGTCACCCTTGAAGCGGTAGGCATTAACCCGACCCGTACTGGTGTGATTGAAATCCTCAAGCAAATGGGTGCGGACATTACAGTTGAAAACGAGCGTATTGCAGGCGGTGAACCGATTGCTGATATCCGTATTCGTGGTACACGTACATTAAAAGGGATTCATATGCCGGAAGATCAGGTGCCATTAGCAATTGATGAATTCCCGGCGCTATTCATTGCCGCTGCATGTGCTGAAGGTCAGACAATTTTGACCGGTGCTGCCGAGCTTCGCGTGAAAGAATCGGATCGTATTCAGGTCATGGCAGATGGTCTTCAAACCATGGGCATCGACTGTACCCCAACTGAAGATGGCATCATCATTGAAGGTAAGGGTAAGTCCGGTGACTGGTTGCCAATCTTTACGGGTGGTGAAATTGAATCGCATCACGATCACCGTATCGCGATGAGTTTTTCGATTGCCGGTTTGCGTAATTCGGAGCAGATCAAGATTGCCGGTACTGAAACGGTCGCAACCAGTTTCCCGACCTTCACGGAATTGACCTCAATCGCAGGATTGCCAATTCAAGTGTCAGAATAATTTTTAAAATTATGTGAAACAGCCAAGCTTTTGCTTGGCTGTTTTGTTTATATTGCTTATGCTAAACCCATATAAGAAAAAAGCCATTTGGAAGTAGCGATGCGAAAATTAAAATTCATGGCCAATACCCAGAGCCAAACACCACGGGATGGTCAAGAGACCCAGGAATATGTAGCACATTTACTTGCTGAAAAATTAGGCAAATACGGTTTTCAGACCTTAAGCCAAAGTGGAGCTCAGGTTGCTGTCAGCGTGGAAGAACATGCGCTGCCTTTATCGGTGAGTTGCGAAACCAGAGATGAACAAGGGCATCTGGTCTGTGAAATTGCCTCATATCCTGAAGAAGAGCAGGACTGGCTGGATCGTATCACTGAAAGAAGCCTGCTTAATCAGCTTGCGCAGGCAGTGGAAACCTCTCTAAAAGAGCAGGAAAGCTTTAGCGAGTTTGAATGGAAGAGCTAATTCAACAGACTCAATCAGCTTTGCCCATACTGCAAACTAAACGCTTGATCCTAAATTGTTTTAAATCAGCCGATGCCAAAGAAACTTATGTTTCAATTACGCCGAGTTTGACACGTTTTATGGCGTGGGACCCACCACAATCTGAACAGGGATTTGCAACAGTCTGGCAAAATTGGCTGGAAAATATGACCGATCATAAAGAATATGTATTTGTGATCCGCCATATTGAAACACAAGAATTTATTGGACTATGTGGTTTGCATCGACTTCATGATGAAATACCTGAAGTCGGTATCTGGATTCGTGAAACTGCACATGGTCATCATTATGGACATGAGGCAGTGCATTGTGTTGTGGCTTATGCTTTCAATACATTCGGGATTCAAGTCTTAAGCTACCCGGTAGCAGAAGAAAACTGGGCTAGCCGTAAAATTGCAGACCGCTTGGGCGGAAAAATTCTCCGTTACATCGATAAGCTTAAATATCGGGCTGTGATGTATGAAATTTTTGCAGAAGATTTTGTCTTTTAATAAAAAAACCCATCAGATGATGGGTTTTTTATTTAGCCAAGCGCTAAGTACCGGGTCATTGCGATCCGTAATTGCTTTAAATAGCCGGTAAAGAAATGGTTGGCACCAGGTAATACGGTCACTAAATGGCGTTGTGGTTTTGCCCATTCAATCATATCTGAGAGCAAAGTCACTTCATCGGCTTCGCCATGAATGAACAGAATGTCGCCTTTAATGGCAGGCGTCACATAATGACGAATACCGGCAACTGTTGCAGTCGGCAGACCACATAAAATGGTTTGCTTTGGTTGCAGTTCTACGGGTAAGGCTGCATAGCTTTTTGCCATGACATGCGCACCAAAACTAAAACCGCCTGCATAAAAAGGCAGGGCAATATGCTGGTTGCGAGCGAACCGAATGACTTCTAATACATCATCCGTTTCACCGAAGCCCTCGTCGTGTATACCTTCACTTTGACCAGAACCACGGAAACTTGGACGATACACAATACAGCCACGTTCCAGATACATTTGTGCCAGTAAAACCGGAACCTTATGTTGTGGTGTACCGCCTTGCAATGGATGGGGGTGACAAACTACCGCGAATCCTTTCACTTCACCCTGAGGATAATCCACAAAAACTTCAATCTGACCCGCAGGCCCTTGAAGAAAAATTTGCTCGGGCATATAAAAACCGATGATTAACAGGAGAATCGTGCATTTTAACGATTATGGTGAATAAAAACATGAATTGGAATTAAAATAAGCAGACTGATATAGTTTGATTAATCATTTTTTGACCAGGTTGCCATGCTCGCTTTAATTTCTCCAGCCAAAACTCTCGATTACGATACTCCATTACCGACTGACCAATTTACTCAAGCGAGATTATTAGAACATTCACAGGACTTGATCAACGTTTGTCGCACACTTTCTGCAACAGAAATTTCCAGCTTAATGAGTGTTAGTGAAAAAATTGCCACTTTAAATACCGCACGTTTTAATGACTGGCAACCGGATTTTAATTTAGCCAATGCCCGTCAGGCGATTTTTGCATTTAAAGGCGATGTCTATACCGGTCTGGATGCCTATAGTTTGAAACATGAAGATCTGCACTATGCACAAGACCGTTTACGTATGTTGTCTGGATTATATGGACTCTTACGTCCCTTGGATCTGATGATGCCGTACCGTCTGGAAATGGGAACTAAATTGGCCAATTCCCGCGGGCATAACCTATATGACTTCTGGGCTCACCACATTACTGATCTGATTAATCAGGATCTAGCAGCAGCAAATTCTGAAATCCTGGTGAATATCGCCTCTGATGAATATTACAAATCAGTCAACGAGTGCAAAATTCAGGCAGACATTATCAAGCCGGTATTTCTGGATCAGAAAAATGGCAAATATAAAGTGATTAGTTTCTATGCCAAAAAAGCACGCGGTCTCATGGCGCGTTTTATGATTGAAAATAAAATTGATCGTATAGAGGGGCTAAAAGCTTTTAATACTGATGGCTATTATTTTGATGCAGACAGTTCACTCAAAGGAGAACTGGTGTTTAAGCGTGATGAACAACTGAGTGCATAAATGAGATGATTCCCAGTATCCAGCATGAGGATATGTATGCCGGATATTGGGATGTCTTTATCATGGTTAGGTTCTTAAATAGTGTTCAACGATTTGACTCTATGATGAGTGAAGTGTGGATGAACTGCATAATGAAAACTTCAAGATAATTAAAAATAAAAATATCGCCAAAAGCTTTGAAATCCCTCGCAAAATCTCCTTTATTTAGATCATTTTATTCTAAAAATTAAAGTTGAGCATTCTTGGAAAAGGAAGATAAAATAAATCGAAATAAGTTCTATTGAATAGGTTAGATTTCATTTATCTACATATTTTAATGTTGAATAAACTTCTTTTAGATATTTTGAAAAATATATTAAATTCAATTATTTAGTTTTTGTTTAAAAGAATTTTTAATAGTGTCGATTTTTTGAAAAAAGAATTATAAATTAATTAAGTATTAATAAATAAAACGACATAAAATTAATATTTAGAGGATAAATAAATGCCTTCTATCGGGTTAAATGTAAACTATGTCACAAGTTTGTTAGGTTTTTTGTTAGCATAATTGCATAGTGTTACAAAGCAGCATAATAAAAATGAAAATATATGCTATCCCTGTTTTTGCCTTAATGATCAGTTTATTAGGATTTTGTGTCCATAAACAGTCCGAAATCAGAAAATATGAAAAGATCCGTCATGTCTTGAACGATGGACGTGATTCAAGCAAATTGCTGGAATCCAATCGACATCGACATCGACATTAAGCAGGTTGTACTATCTTCCTCCCGCCAATTGGGTCGAATTAATAAAATTAAATCAATAATAAATATAATAAAATTTTTTAAATATTCATCTTGAATATATTAATTTCTAATAAAGTGTAAAATCAAATAAGCAATAAGAAATCAATGTGTTATAATTTGCCAACGATCAGGATGAAGCAAAATTCATCTTGTTAAGCATTTGATTTAAATCAAGAAAATAAAGCTGCATAAAAGTTATGCAGCTTTTTTGTTTAGATTTTTTTGGGTTTTTATAGCATAGCCCCGGGGCTGTAAGCTGTTCCAACATTTTAACCCGTCAAATGGCTATGCTGGCATATTCGTTGCTAACACATCCTTAAAATTGATGAATTTTTTTATAAAGTTTCATTTATTTGACGGCTTGCTTAAAGCATTAAGTTTACTCAATAGGGGCTAGGTCATGACGACTCCTAATCCATCTTCAGAAAGTATGCTTGAACGTCTGTTTAAACTGAGTGAAAACAAAACCAGTTTCCGTACAGAAGTTCTTGCCGGTGTAACTACATTCTTAACGATGTGTTACATCATTATTGTCAATCCAATGATTTTGTCCGAAACGGGGATGGATCATGGGGCTGTCTTTGTAGCAACCTGTCTTGCAGCCGCGATTGGCTGTTTAGTCATGGGCTTGATTGCAAATTATCCAATTGCACTTGCACCAGGCATGGGCTTGAATGCCTTCTTTACCTATTCCGTATGTTTGGGAATGGGTGTGCCTTGGCAAACAGCACTTGGGGCTGTGTTTATCTCGGGTCTTGTGTTTATTGCGATCAGCATGTTCAAAATCCGTGAAGCCATTGTCAATGCGATTCCAATGTCGCTGAAACTGGCCATCGGTGGTGGTATTGGCTTATTCCTGGCGCTGATTGCTTTGAAAAATGCCGGCCTGATTGTCGATAATCCCGCTACGTTGGTAGGTTTGGGTGATTTAAAGCAACCATCGGTTTTGCTTGCATTATTTGGTTTCCTTCTAGTCGTTGTAATGCATCACTTTAAAGTGCGTGGTGCGATCATCATCAGTATTTTGGTGTTAACCGGTATTTCAGCAGCACTGGGGCTGAGTGAGTTTAAAGGTGTGGTTGGCGCAGTGCCATCGATTGCACCAACATTTATGCAAATGAGCTTTGAAGGTCTGTTCACTGCCAGTTTAATTGGCGTGATTTTTGTCTTCTTCCTGGTCGATTTATTCGACTCAACCGGTACGCTTGTAGGTGTTTCACACCGTGCAGGCTTGTTGAAAGATGGCAAACTGCCGCGTTTGAAAAAAGCACTTTTTGCGGACTCTTCTGCAATTGTTGCAGGTGCAGCGCTGGGTACATCTTCGACTACGCCATACATTGAATCTTCTGCGGGCGTAGCAGCCGGTGGCCGTACAGGTCTAACTGCTGTTGTAGTCGGTATCCTGTTTGTTGCCTGTTTGTTCCTTGCACCATTGGCACAGTCTGTACCAAGCTTTGCAACAGCGCCAGCGCTGTTATTTGTCGGTGTCTTAATGATTCAAGGTATCGTGCATATTGACTGGGAAGATATTACAGAAGCAGTCCCTGCATTTTTAACCATTGTATTTATGCCATTTACCTATTCGATTGCGGATGGTATTGCGATGGGCTTCATTAGCTATGCACTGATCAAATTGTTAACCGGTAAGGCATCAACTGTACCGTATATGGTCTGGATTATTGCAGTACTATGGACGCTTAAATTCGCACTATTTGGCGGCTAATTTTTCTAGATTTGGAAAGGGTGTAAACTCAGTTTGCACCCTTTTTTTATTATTTTAGGTTTCATGAGGAGAAGCGATGAACCGTCTTGAGTTGATTCGAGCTTTGCCAAAAGCTGAGCTTCATGTTCATATTGAGGGCACTTTTGAGCCTGAGCTAATGTTTGCGATCGCTCAGCGTAATAAAATTGCCATCCCGTATAAATCTGTTGAAGAAGTTAAACAGGCGTATAACTTTCATAATCTTCAGTCGTTCCTGGATATTTATTATGCTGGTGCAGCTGTATTGATTCATGAACAGGATTTTTATGATCTGGCTTGGGCGTATTTTGAAAAATGTGCTGAAGACCGGGTCGTGCATACTGAAATGTTCTTTGATCCACAAACCCATACCGACCGTGGCGTTGCTTTTTCAACCGTGATCAACGGCTTGCAAAAAGCCTGTGATGATGCCAAAGCTAAACTTGGCATCAGTTCACATCTGATTATGTGTTTCTTGCGTCATTTAAGTGAAGAGGCTGCTTTTGCAACACTGGAACAGGCCTTACCTTATAAAGACCAGATTATTGCGGTCGGTCTGGATTCAAGTGAAGTCGGGCATCCACCTTCAAAGTTTGAACGTGTCTTTGCTAAAGCGCGTGAAGCAGGTTTCTTGGTTGTAGCACATGCAGGTGAGGAAGGTCCGGCAGCTTATGTCTGGGAAGCTTTAGATTTGCTGAAAGTGAATCGTATTGATCATGGGGTTCGTTCGGA
The nucleotide sequence above comes from Acinetobacter lwoffii. Encoded proteins:
- a CDS encoding bifunctional prephenate dehydrogenase/3-phosphoshikimate 1-carboxyvinyltransferase; amino-acid sequence: MSQPLFEKVAFIGLGLIGSSLARVIRAEHLANDIVASTRSQKTLEDAKSLGLISEGYADPVEAVKGADLVVLALPVRATQKVLEAIKPYLSANTIITDVGSTKGNVVDAAKAVFGDALPEGFVPGHPIAGAEHTGVHAGKVDLFANHKVILTPLPSSAGWAVDKLIQLWQAAKAEVICMDVDKHDEVLAHTSHLPHLMAFNLVEQLAKREDNLDIFRYAAGGFRDFSRIAASDPQMWHDIFFANKKAVLNAVDGFEQQLAIIRKLIEDEDSHALMGLLGHAQAARQHFNHMLAKKPFMEKNKVTQQFTIQPGAKKFQGKFTVPGDKSVSHRSIMFGAIAEGTTHVTGFLEGEDALATLQAFRDMGVSIEGPKNGEVTIHGVGMQGLKAPQSAIYMGNSGTSMRLLSGMLAAQKFDSVMTGDASLSKRPMERIAKPLREMGAQIQTTGERGTPPVSITGNQNLKGIQYDLPMASAQVKSGILLAGLWAEGETSVTEPEPTRDHTERMLRAFGYEVKTESNRISLQGGGKLVGTNIQVPSDISSAAFFMVGAAITENSDVTLEAVGINPTRTGVIEILKQMGADITVENERIAGGEPIADIRIRGTRTLKGIHMPEDQVPLAIDEFPALFIAAACAEGQTILTGAAELRVKESDRIQVMADGLQTMGIDCTPTEDGIIIEGKGKSGDWLPIFTGGEIESHHDHRIAMSFSIAGLRNSEQIKIAGTETVATSFPTFTELTSIAGLPIQVSE
- a CDS encoding GNAT family N-acetyltransferase, producing MEELIQQTQSALPILQTKRLILNCFKSADAKETYVSITPSLTRFMAWDPPQSEQGFATVWQNWLENMTDHKEYVFVIRHIETQEFIGLCGLHRLHDEIPEVGIWIRETAHGHHYGHEAVHCVVAYAFNTFGIQVLSYPVAEENWASRKIADRLGGKILRYIDKLKYRAVMYEIFAEDFVF
- a CDS encoding alpha/beta hydrolase, which encodes MPEQIFLQGPAGQIEVFVDYPQGEVKGFAVVCHPHPLQGGTPQHKVPVLLAQMYLERGCIVYRPSFRGSGQSEGIHDEGFGETDDVLEVIRFARNQHIALPFYAGGFSFGAHVMAKSYAALPVELQPKQTILCGLPTATVAGIRHYVTPAIKGDILFIHGEADEVTLLSDMIEWAKPQRHLVTVLPGANHFFTGYLKQLRIAMTRYLALG
- the yaaA gene encoding peroxide stress protein YaaA encodes the protein MLALISPAKTLDYDTPLPTDQFTQARLLEHSQDLINVCRTLSATEISSLMSVSEKIATLNTARFNDWQPDFNLANARQAIFAFKGDVYTGLDAYSLKHEDLHYAQDRLRMLSGLYGLLRPLDLMMPYRLEMGTKLANSRGHNLYDFWAHHITDLINQDLAAANSEILVNIASDEYYKSVNECKIQADIIKPVFLDQKNGKYKVISFYAKKARGLMARFMIENKIDRIEGLKAFNTDGYYFDADSSLKGELVFKRDEQLSA
- a CDS encoding NCS2 family permease; amino-acid sequence: MTTPNPSSESMLERLFKLSENKTSFRTEVLAGVTTFLTMCYIIIVNPMILSETGMDHGAVFVATCLAAAIGCLVMGLIANYPIALAPGMGLNAFFTYSVCLGMGVPWQTALGAVFISGLVFIAISMFKIREAIVNAIPMSLKLAIGGGIGLFLALIALKNAGLIVDNPATLVGLGDLKQPSVLLALFGFLLVVVMHHFKVRGAIIISILVLTGISAALGLSEFKGVVGAVPSIAPTFMQMSFEGLFTASLIGVIFVFFLVDLFDSTGTLVGVSHRAGLLKDGKLPRLKKALFADSSAIVAGAALGTSSTTPYIESSAGVAAGGRTGLTAVVVGILFVACLFLAPLAQSVPSFATAPALLFVGVLMIQGIVHIDWEDITEAVPAFLTIVFMPFTYSIADGIAMGFISYALIKLLTGKASTVPYMVWIIAVLWTLKFALFGG
- a CDS encoding adenosine deaminase, which translates into the protein MNRLELIRALPKAELHVHIEGTFEPELMFAIAQRNKIAIPYKSVEEVKQAYNFHNLQSFLDIYYAGAAVLIHEQDFYDLAWAYFEKCAEDRVVHTEMFFDPQTHTDRGVAFSTVINGLQKACDDAKAKLGISSHLIMCFLRHLSEEAAFATLEQALPYKDQIIAVGLDSSEVGHPPSKFERVFAKAREAGFLVVAHAGEEGPAAYVWEALDLLKVNRIDHGVRSEEDPELMQRLIAEKMPLTVCPLSNLKLCVVDDMQQHNIRRLLQQGVHVTVNSDDPSYFGGYMNDNFIAIAEALDLSNEELKQLAINSFEASFITDTEKEQWINQIRALV